In Solanum stenotomum isolate F172 chromosome 6, ASM1918654v1, whole genome shotgun sequence, one DNA window encodes the following:
- the LOC125868274 gene encoding uncharacterized protein LOC125868274, translated as MKVAMVARATNSLLELRTFAENLGENITLSLETDTTGAKEEVTFQSNLQPLCIKRINLVIQSSLKPRYESFLAEFFGYFHPRTLVVTVNSDARKHDFIQVLMNELEGWNRDGTKRYKRSEYMSWYSALKSFTVLRSTVFA; from the exons ATGAAAGTTGCGATGGTTGCTCGTGCAACCAATAGCTTGCTTGAGTTGAGAACTTTTGCTGAAAATTTGGGAGAAAATATCACGTTGTCCTTGGAAACTGACACAACTGGAGCAAAG GAAGAAGTAACATTTCAAAGCAACCTTCAACCACTTTGTATCAAGCGCATAAATTTGGTAATACAATCTTCATTGAAACCGAGATATGAATCATTTCTTGCTGAATTTTTTGGTTACTTCCACCCACGGACCTTGGTGGTGACAGTGAATTCAGATGCCCGAAAACATGACTTTATACAG GTCCTAATGAATGAGCTAGAAGGATGGAACAGAGACGGTACCAAACGTTACAAACGTAGTGAGTACATGTCTTGGTACAGTGCATTGAAAAGCTTTACAGTCCTCAGATCAACTGTATTTGCATGA